A stretch of DNA from Vidua macroura isolate BioBank_ID:100142 chromosome 12, ASM2450914v1, whole genome shotgun sequence:
cagcacagagcagcctgctctgccctccaCGCCAGGAGAGGTGAGCCCACAgtccctctgctgtgctgttcagCCTTCTCCCTGCACACATCCTCACACTCTCCCGAAGCTAAGGCTGCAGTCCCTTTCCCTGGAGTCTCCCCAGcccatcccctcccctccaCACTGGATACTACCAGCAGGCCCTTTGGTGCCGAGGGAGCTGAGACCGCCGTGGCCCAGGCAGGATCTGAGGTCcacaggctccagcagctctaCTCATCTCTGACTCCCAGACAAAACATCTCACCGTAGCCACATGCAGGGACTCAGGCCCAGCCCAAACACCCTGACCTTGTCCTGTAGTACAGCTGCAGATacaaacagcagctgctcagggtgGGTTCTCTAACTATCTGCCTTAAGCTTTGTCAGCAGCAGTCGTAATGCTGCCAAGGTGTCGATCCACAGCCTAGTctggctctgcccctgctctgggctgcaggacgTGCCCTTCCATCACCTGTCCTGTGACAGCACCCTGTCATCACCTGCTGTACTGGTGCAGGGATTTCCTTGCCAGCCTAAGTGCATAAGGTGCCTGTGGCACTTGGGGCGTTCCACACAAGTGACACGCACAGGAACACACGGAACACACGCACGCACGGGCAGGGAACACCAGGCTGGgagcccacctgcagcccagcagtAGGAATGCCATGTGCCCACGGGCTTCagtgggctggggaaggggtgcTCACAAGCAAGGACACACAAACCCAGCCCAAAGACCAGCAGGTGTGGCTGGCACAGCACTGAGGGGCAGACTGGTCCATGCTCCAGGTTCATTCATGGTACAGCTGCCAGCCTTCCATGGCCTCACACCACCCCAAGAatggggggctcagccccacaAAGTGTCTCCCACCCCATTGCTGCCCAGCTGCCAACTGCCAAGCGCTGGAGGGCCAAGatgtcagcagctgctgcactggggaaAGGGAACATGGGGCAAAGAGACTTCATGGTGAAGGGCATCTTCCAGCCAtggcctccagcacctgcaggCACAGAACTGAGCCAGGCTTGAAGGCATTTCCCTGTTTGCCCAGGTCTTTAGTTTGGCTTCACCTGAATGAGACAGTATCTGCTTTGTGTGCAATCCTCAAGCTTCCTCTTAGCTACTCTGGCCAACTGGTCCTTCAAGTCCTGTTAAAGCTTATTCCTTGCCACATGGCACAGGACTCACCGGGTGGGAAGACACTATGACAACCCTCAACATTAACAACATAAACAGAGAGTGGGTGCTCTGGTTGTCACCTGGGTGCAAAGGCCAGAAGCACACCAACAAACACACAGATCCATTCTTGGCCATTCCTGGCAGAGGCTGTAGGTGCTGTAAGATTATAAAGGCACTGATGCCTCAGTTGCTCAGGCAAACCACCAGCTTCATGGCATCATTTCTGTCTGCAGCAGAAATGGGTCTGTATGgagggcactgcagggacaccctTCCCTGGAACTAGAGCAGGGACTGAGTCAGGATGCCAGGTGCAGCCAGCCAGTGCTGCAAGGGACTGCGCCCACCTGCCCCCATGCCTGCGGCAGCCaccccacctgcagcccagccagATCGTGGTCATCCAACTGgatctgcccagccctggcatcTCTGTTGGCCAAGGAGAGTTCCCCAGGAGAGAGCCAGCCTCCATGGTGGCCTTGGGACCTCTGCAGCCACTTCTGGGACTAGACTAGGGTAGCACTGCTGCCAAAAATTTGGTCTGCTCTCCCCTAGACtggctgcaggagatgctgccaGAGAGACATCTCCCAGCCCAGACCAAGgacaccaaaagaaaaacacttcccTGCACTCCCTTACGGATTGTGCTCCACTGCTGAGCCACCAGTTGGAAAAGCACAAGTGCCCTGGCCTTTcctggctgccagagctggCCTCACCCCACAGGGCCTCTGTCGCAGAAGCACAAGAGTACCTGCTCTGCTACTGACAGTGAACTGTTAAAGCGTGGCTCGGCCCCCCTGCTTCCTAAATTTCCCTGCCAGCAAGCAGATTTCATGGAAGATAAAAGagtttcctcttcctttcttcgTAGAAGCCAGCAGGAGGTAGCAGAAAGTGGCAGACGTGGCTGTAGTGGCTTGTGACGCAGTTTCACCCAGCTTAAGAGAAGCGATTATCTTCTGCGGCAGGATGCGCGCACAGGGACATCCCACACCGGCCACTCGCCCTGCGCTGGGAAACCTCGCGCCCCTCGGAAGACGAGACCTGCTGACACAGGCAGCACCCGGCTGCTTACGGGAAACCCCCAAGAAGCAGCCGCGgccccagccttcccccacAGACACTTCAGCACACCCGTGCCAGCGGGACTCCCAGGAGCTCCCCCAGCCTTGCCGTGCAGCAGGCGGAGGTGCTGCCCCACCGGCAGCAGCCGCCCTGCCGGCGCTGGCCGGCCGAGGGCTCCGGGGGCACGCGGCTGTGCAGGAGCTATTTGTCCTTGCTGCCGGGGAGCCAGGCAGCAGCGCGGGGGcttgctggagctggctggcagcgggcagagcagggagactgGGGCCACGGCTGGCTCCGGCTGTCGGGAGCAAAGGCGGACGGGCTGCTCTGCCGCGCTGCAGGGAGGAACCTGCAGCAGCCACGGCCACTGGCCTCCAGGGCCACCTAGCCCCCGCTGTGCCCCGAGCTGGCAGcgggcacagcacagagccacagccccactgtgCACCACAGCGAGCAGCGGCTCTCTCAGGCTGTGCGGGGGCAATTCGGCACGGGAAATTGCCAAACGCAGGACGTTTCCCCCGGCTCAGTGAGTTACGGGTGGCCCTGAGCGCTCCGTTCCGGCAGCTGCCGGCTCAGATCCAGCCCCGCACGGAGGGCGGGCGGCAGCGGGGACGGCCGGGCCTGCAGAGTCCCAGCGCCGTTTAGACACGGCCGGAGGCGCCGGGCGAGTCGCACCCCGGGCGAGCGGCAGAGCCCTATCGCGGCGCCGCCCGGTGCCCCCGCCGTCCGATGGCCGCTCGGCCGGTGCCTCGCCCTGACGCCCCTCCGGGGGGAAACCCGCATCGTGCGGGAGGGAACGGCACCTCTCCCGGCCGAAGGCGGATGGCGAAACGACCGGAGACACCCCctgccagccagccccagggccCGGAGCACCCCGCGCCGGGCCGAAACGCAGCCATGGCAGAAGGGTGCGAGCCCCGCTCCCGTGCCCTCGGCAGCGACCCCGGGCCCAGCGTCACTTCCGGCCCCGGCACGGTCCCGGTCGCGGCGGAAGCGGCAGAGGTTCCGGTTCCGGGTGAGCGCTCGAGGCGCCGTTGTCagcggctccgctcggctccgctcggcccggcccggcccggcctccgCCTGCCGCCACCATGTCGGTCCCCAGCGCCCTCATGAAGCAGCCACCGATCCAGTCCACGGCGGGCGCCGTGCCCGTCCGCAACGAGAAGGGTGAGCGGGGGGCCCTGGGCTCGGCGGGGTGGCCGGatgggcgcggggccggggccggggcgggggcgcggggccCAGACCCCCGTTGACGGCCCGGCGCCCGCAGGCGAGCTGTCCATGGAGAAGGTGAAGGTGAAGCGGTACGTGTCGGGCAAGCGGCCCGACTACGCACCCATGGAGTCCtcggaggaggaggacgaggagtTCCAATTCATAAAGAAGGCAAAGGAGCAAGAGGTCGAGCCcgaggaacaggaggaggaacTGGCCAACGACCCCCGGCTCCGGCGCCTCCAGAACCGCATCGCCGAGGACGTGGAGGAGCGGTGAGTGCTGGGTCAGGCAAGAGCTGAGCCCCCTTTGCCTGTCTGGGGCCGGGGGCCTGGGACTGCACTACACGGAGAAACTgcacagggcaggagctgggagcattGTCCAGGCAGTGCAGGAGCGTTTGTGACTTCTCATATCCACGCTGCACCGTGCCTTGGGCTGCTTGCCAGCCGGGAgccagccaggcacagcccatGTCCAGGTGTGTTTGGGTGGATGGTGGAAAAAACAGGCACCAAACCAGAAATTAGAGCAGCGTGCTGAGGCTCAGGGTAGCGAGGCAGGATGGTGTCTCATGAAGTGCACTCTGGGCAGCCCATGGCCTCCCAGCTCAGTTGGTGAGGGTGATGAGAGCCTCCACCACGTTGCCCATGTGCTCACGCAGGCTGCGCTCCGCTGCGGCCCGCGATATTTCCATCTCCGTCACCTGCAGAAAAACACCACTGAATGCTGTTTGCCTCCCGTGGAGCCgctgttggttttgtttccacTAACAAGGAGTCTTCTCATTGGAAACTCCATTCTTCCTTGAAGTATGCACAGGGAaaagctggcagtgcccagccactgTGGCCTCCTGGGAGAGAACGTATCAGTTCTGGCCGTGTTTGGCAGTCCCAGTGCTTACCGTGGCCTTGCTAGAAGCAATTTGTGAACAGTCActttcctgcagcccctttgcgTTCCAAGTGCCGTGCGTTGACTGGGGTCTCCTGCAGGTTGGCAAGACACCGCAAAATCGTGGAACCTGAAGTGGTTGGAGAAAGCGATTCAGAAGTGGAGGGGGGAGAAGCTTGGCGCCTGGAACGGGAGGACACCagtgaagaggaagaggaagagatcGATGATGAGGTGTGTTTGCAGAGCCAGATAATGGGCCTAGGAAAGCTGGAAGGGCACAGGCTGGAACTGCCCTTTGCATGGAGATGTGGGCTGTCTGATGTATCTGGACAAGTGTCACACCTAGCCATGACTTAACTGTGGTAGGTTACCATCCTCTGGCGTGGAACAGGACACTGGGGGAGGCCACGCCACGTCCAGAGAGGCAGGTGCATCTCCTCAAAGCCAACACTCAGACATGACATGTGTTtcacaggagagagagagaagtggTAGCAGGGCAGGCCTCTGACTGCTCCGTGCTTGTCCCCATTAGGAGATCGAGCGTCGGCGTGGGATGATGCGTCAGCGAGCACAGGAGAGGAAAACTGAGGAGATGGAAGTGATGGAGTTGGAAGATGAGGGTCGGTCTGGAGAAGAGTCTGAGTCAGAATCTGAGTATGAGGAGTACACGGACAGCGAAGATGAAATGGAGCCGCGTCTCAAACCGGTCTTTATTCGCAAGTAGGTGATGGAAATACGTGGGCTGGTCCTGGATCGTGGTAGTCAGAAGCTGGGGCCCAAGGAGACCTTGCTGCCATGGTCTCTTCTCACTGTGAGAAGCCATTGACCTCcttggggtgggatgggatggtcacagcctggcagggcacAGCTAGGGAGCAAGGAGCAATCCCTGCACCCGCAGCCCCATATCAGTTGCATTGGGTTGCTGTGGCATCAGGCTGTGGAGTCTGACCAGAGCTCTTGGGCAAGGGCCATACGGTGGCAAAAGGACGTGGTAGTCCCCAGAAAGGGGAGAGTCCCGGGACTTGACCTGTCCTTAGAGAGGGCAAAGgctgaaagcagctgcagcGTGGGAGCCAGTGAGAGGCTGAGCGACTGCACTGGCTCGTGGGAGGGCTGAAGGCTGTCATGGCCCTGCTCTCAGGAAGGACCGGATCACAGTCCaggagagagaagcagaagctctgaagcagaaggagctggagcaggaggcaaAGAGGATGGCAGAAGAGAGGCGCAAGTACACGCTTAAGGTACGGAGGGGTGGGCTGGGGGCCGGAGggggcagccactgcagcaAGCTTAGCTTGGACCTCACTGCAGATTGTAGAAGAGGAAGCaaagaaggagctggaggagaacAAGCGCTCACTGGCAGCACTGGATGCACTCGATACAGATGATGAGAATGATGAGGAGGAGTATGAGGCCTGGAAAGTCCGTGAGCTGAAGCGTATCAAACGAGACCGCGAAGAACGAGAAGCGTAAGTATGGTCTGGTAGACCAGAGGCTGAGAGCCCAGAGGCAGTTAAAGCACCTTTTCCTCAGGCTGCCCTTTAGCAGCAGGGTCCCAGGAATGCCCAGAGCCCCTCCTGCCCGCCTTTGGGGTGCTTTTGCTCCCTAGCAGTAAATGTGTAAGCTCTCAGGTGGTGGCTGGTGACAGCCTCTCTCCCAGGAGatgctgtggggacacagggtcTCAGGAGCTTCTCTCCCACCCAgcatggagaaggagaaggcagagatCGAGCGTATGCGGAACCTGACAGAGGAGGAGCGCCGTGCTGAGCTCCGGGCCAATGGCAAAGTCATCACCAACAAGGCAGTAAAGGGCAAATACAAATTCCTGCAGAAGTACTACCACCGCGGCGCCTTCTTCATGGTGAGTGTGCTTAGGGCCAGGCCCGGCTGCACCGGCTACAGGTGTGAGACCGCAGGGCCACCTTTTCCCTGTGGGGAGCCTCCCCTCTCCCACggtgccctggggctgggggtgctctgGGACAAAAGCCAACCCTCAGAGGCAGCATGGGGCTGAAGCTGACCCAGAGTGACCTCACCAGAGCGTGTCAGGTTAGGGGTTCCCAGTTGAAATGGAGctgaagctgcagagctgtccctgggctggtgTTTGGGCTCACGGACCCAGCCAGAACCAAGTCAGCTCTGGATGGGCCACTGAAGAAGCACCCCGGGGAACAATGCTCACATCCCCCACTCCAGCAGGAGTTAATAGGGCTGCAAGTACtgtggcagccctggcagagcagcaatATGACCTTCAGGCAGCTTCCCCCACTGCTGCCAAGACTGCTGGAACCTTTTTGGCTGATAAAATGTGTCCTCctgcaggatgaggatgaggaggtgtACAAGAGGGACTTCAGTGCTCCGACCCTTGAGGACCACTTCAACAAGACCATCCTGCCCAAAGTCATGCAGGTGGGTGTCATGCTGGCAGAGGGTGCCCAGCCCACGTGCCTGGGGGTGGAAGttctgggcaggagggaggagctGGTCCTGCTTCCCCTCTGATCAGCTGCTCACAAGTTCTTCTGCTCCCCAGGTCAAGAACTTCGGGCGCTCAGGGCGGACAAAGTACACGCACTTGGTGGACCAGGACACCACCTCCTTTGACTCTGCCTGGGGCCAGGAGAGTGCACAGAACACCAAGTTCTTTAAGCAGAAGGCAGCGGGAGTGCGGGATGTCTTTGAGAGACCTTCGGCCAAGAAACGAAAAACGACCTAAGAGCGTGGGCCGGAGGGTCTGGTGTGGCTGATGCTGGCAGGAGGGcgctgctctgccagctgccagagcctgggcagggccagAAGGGACATGTTCCAGGACTCCTGTGGTGGCAAGCCCTTCCCCTGCCTGTACCATGCCTACCCTGATGAAGTGTCCCactccctgtgctgagcagacCCAATGGGTTCCTTGCCCACGCAGTGTGGAGGATGATGGCCTGTGGTGCTGGCCAGGCTGGTGGCCACACTATGTCCCAGCAACAGCCACTGTGGAGCCTTGGCAGTGTCTGGAACATTGCAGCACCACCCCTGGCTCCAGCACATCCACTTCTGGAAGAATTACAGGACTTTTGCACCTCTCTGGTTTAAAACCCCTTGCTTGTACTGTCCCTGGTGTCAGTCTGGGCCTTGTTCTGAGGTGGTCAGTGGTGACCCTCTCTCCTTAGAATGGTCCTGCAGGGCTTGGCTTTTCTACCTGTGTGGGGTGGGAGGGTTTGATTAAAGATTCGATTTTCTTACACACTCTGGCCCCATTCTTCTTCAAGACATGGCCATCCTGTTCTGTGCCTGCCTTGTGAGCCAGGGtgagctggggcagcacaggaggcaccagcctgggcagggcatCCATGATCAGCTGTCACCACTGCCTCAGGCCTGTGCCtgtccagcctgtgctgccccaggggCAGAGATTAAAAGAGGGGAGAACAGCACGTCTCAGTGCTCAGGCAGGTCACCTTGTCCTGCTCTAGTCACGGGGGTgcccagctggcactgccaaCACAATGCCACATGACTGGGCCCACTTGTGGGTACCATGCACACAGGGCCAGGGGCATGTGCTCAGCACTGTGTAGACCACAAAGACAGCCCAGTCCCACCAGTGCCTTTATTGGTATGGCAGGAGGCCCGTGCCCAGCAGCCCATGGCCTCCCAGCTCAGTTGGTGAGGGTGATGAGAGCCTCCACCACGTTGCCCATGTGCTCGCGCAGGCTGCGCTCCGCTGCGGCCCGCGATATTTCCATCTCCGTCATCTGCAGAAAAACAGCCACAGCCCCGTACAGCACCCGCAGGGCCCTGCGGGCTGGGGCAGCGGGGAACAcccacccctggggacaccggaCCGGCCTCAGGGCAGGCACGCACCGGCCTCCTCCGTGGGTGCAGTTTTGCACCCACGATTTGGGACGTGTCACAGGCTGCTTGGGGTCCCACCCCTACTCACAATCAGCTCTAGATCCTCCTTCTTGATGGTCACTTTCGCCAGTTCTTTCTCCCTACGACAAGAGATGGACAAGCCTCCGGTGACCAACGGTCCCCGCTGGCCACTGCCCCGGTGCTCCCTCGGCCGCGAGGTGGGCAGGAGCGACCCCTGGCAGCGGCgcggggctggggaagggccGGGATGGCAGACAGGGAAGCAGATGCCTGGGTCGTGTCCCGAGCGGTGGCAAGTGGCAAGACAGGCACTGCCCCGGAGCGAGCGCGGACGATTACCTCTCCTGCTTGGCTTTCTGCTCCCGGGACCTGCGGTCTCCGATCACCGACATAGCCTGCCAGAAGGAGCGCGGTCACCCCGCTGCGCGGCACCGGGCGGGTCAGCGCCACGCCGGCGGCacgggcaccggcaccgggacgGGCGTGCAGGCGCG
This window harbors:
- the MFAP1 gene encoding microfibrillar-associated protein 1 → MSVPSALMKQPPIQSTAGAVPVRNEKGELSMEKVKVKRYVSGKRPDYAPMESSEEEDEEFQFIKKAKEQEVEPEEQEEELANDPRLRRLQNRIAEDVEERLARHRKIVEPEVVGESDSEVEGGEAWRLEREDTSEEEEEEIDDEEIERRRGMMRQRAQERKTEEMEVMELEDEGRSGEESESESEYEEYTDSEDEMEPRLKPVFIRKKDRITVQEREAEALKQKELEQEAKRMAEERRKYTLKIVEEEAKKELEENKRSLAALDALDTDDENDEEEYEAWKVRELKRIKRDREEREAMEKEKAEIERMRNLTEEERRAELRANGKVITNKAVKGKYKFLQKYYHRGAFFMDEDEEVYKRDFSAPTLEDHFNKTILPKVMQVKNFGRSGRTKYTHLVDQDTTSFDSAWGQESAQNTKFFKQKAAGVRDVFERPSAKKRKTT
- the HYPK gene encoding huntingtin-interacting protein K, which translates into the protein MAAEGDVELELETEPNGSGGGSDGAGGRAAEKPRKHDSGAADLERVTDYAEEKEIQSSNLETAMSVIGDRRSREQKAKQEREKELAKVTIKKEDLELIMTEMEISRAAAERSLREHMGNVVEALITLTN